A part of bacterium HR17 genomic DNA contains:
- the rhmD gene encoding L-rhamnonate dehydratase has product MKIVGVQAVRVKLPMPSPSAPPRRPSWAEMAEVANPMSRYPRFKPHRKLWLPRWETVWCQVTAEDGTFGLGMTAHGHPVAAVINNHLAPLLVGEDALATEKLWDMMVRATKPYGSWGLAAYAISAVDLALWDLKGKLLGKPVYALLGGPQKERIFCYATGNDTDWHMELGFRATKLACPYGPVDGERGLAENERLVASTRELVGDEVEVMLDCWMALDVDYTVRLAERLRPYRLRWLEECLPPEDWDGHRALRERLAWQPLATGEHWYLLEPFAFACRDRVVDILQPDICWCGGLTACWKIAALAQAAGLTVILHAGGNTPFGQHFTFASPVAPWCEFFIGSAPGVPLAEATPLASVGMAVPQNGWLVPTDAPGFGLEVRPEWLEPF; this is encoded by the coding sequence ATGAAAATCGTGGGTGTGCAAGCGGTGCGGGTGAAGTTGCCGATGCCGTCACCTTCCGCGCCGCCCCGTCGCCCGTCGTGGGCAGAGATGGCGGAAGTCGCTAACCCGATGTCGCGTTATCCCCGCTTCAAGCCCCATCGGAAGTTGTGGCTGCCCCGATGGGAAACGGTGTGGTGTCAAGTGACGGCGGAAGACGGCACTTTCGGGTTGGGCATGACCGCGCACGGACACCCTGTCGCTGCCGTCATCAACAACCATTTGGCACCCTTGCTCGTCGGTGAAGACGCACTGGCGACGGAGAAACTGTGGGACATGATGGTGCGGGCGACGAAACCTTACGGCTCATGGGGCTTAGCGGCTTACGCCATCAGCGCCGTTGATTTGGCGCTGTGGGATTTGAAGGGCAAACTGCTGGGCAAGCCTGTTTACGCACTGCTGGGCGGTCCGCAAAAGGAGCGCATCTTTTGCTACGCGACCGGCAACGATACCGATTGGCACATGGAGTTGGGGTTTCGGGCGACGAAATTGGCATGCCCTTACGGACCTGTGGATGGCGAACGGGGCTTGGCGGAAAACGAGCGGTTGGTCGCCTCTACGCGTGAGTTGGTCGGTGACGAGGTGGAAGTCATGTTAGATTGCTGGATGGCGCTGGATGTGGACTACACGGTGCGGCTGGCGGAACGGTTGCGTCCCTATCGGTTGCGATGGCTGGAAGAATGCCTGCCGCCTGAAGATTGGGACGGGCATAGAGCGTTGCGGGAACGGCTCGCATGGCAACCGTTGGCGACAGGGGAGCATTGGTATCTGCTGGAGCCGTTCGCGTTTGCGTGTCGCGATCGGGTCGTGGACATTTTGCAACCCGATATTTGCTGGTGCGGCGGGTTGACGGCGTGCTGGAAAATTGCGGCGCTGGCGCAAGCAGCGGGCTTGACGGTCATTTTGCACGCCGGGGGTAACACGCCCTTCGGACAACATTTCACTTTCGCATCGCCCGTCGCACCTTGGTGCGAATTTTTCATCGGCTCAGCGCCGGGTGTGCCGTTGGCGGAAGCGACGCCGTTAGCGTCCGTGGGCATGGCGGTTCCGCAAAACGGTTGGCTCGTTCCCACCGATGCACCCGGCTTTGGGCTGGAAGTGCGCCCCGAATGGCTGGAACCGTTTTAG
- the uxaA gene encoding Altronate dehydratase has product MMTATTVPLEQVALVVHPDDNVAVAKTRIAANTTVTWNGQTILVRDDIPPGHRFALTDLPAGTPVKQYGQPFGTSLGITVGERITRERISNALPPRSVMPASKNAPPDYLPEAQVPTWHGFRRKDGNAGTRNYVLVVPTSMCASTEAFQIAMRAELLLWSPDEYPNVNGVSALPHNKGCGCPDGTPVEMLMKVLARYIEHPNVAAALVIQLGCEKTNFTAFAKYMEPLVDKKPVKFIGIQECGGTQATIRRGLDIVGELLELANQCQRVPVSASELILGVKCGGSDAFSGITANPALGYAADFLVRCRGTVILTEVPEIYGAEHVLAERARDEEVARQIVDAVKWFRRYVGTFGHDLDENPSLGNIEGGLINIAIKSLGAIVKAGTSRIEGVIGYADPPPGKGLYLMQGPGYDQESTPGLVAAGAQIVGFTTGRGTTIGNAIAPVVKIASNTPTFERMKGDIDLNAGTILDGVETIEQVGERIFAELLAVASGKPCKAELNGHREFQVWAVEGVSL; this is encoded by the coding sequence ATGATGACGGCGACAACGGTGCCGCTGGAGCAGGTGGCGTTGGTCGTCCATCCCGATGACAATGTGGCGGTCGCTAAAACTCGCATCGCAGCGAACACGACAGTCACATGGAACGGGCAAACGATTCTCGTGCGCGACGACATTCCGCCAGGGCATCGGTTCGCATTGACGGATTTGCCAGCGGGCACGCCTGTTAAGCAATATGGGCAACCGTTCGGCACTTCGTTGGGTATCACGGTCGGTGAACGCATTACCCGCGAGCGCATCAGCAACGCCCTTCCGCCCCGTTCAGTCATGCCCGCATCCAAAAACGCTCCGCCCGACTATCTGCCTGAGGCACAGGTTCCGACATGGCACGGCTTTCGGCGCAAAGACGGCAACGCCGGCACCCGCAACTATGTCTTAGTCGTCCCGACAAGCATGTGCGCCTCAACCGAGGCATTTCAGATTGCGATGCGGGCGGAGTTGCTGCTGTGGTCGCCCGACGAGTATCCAAATGTCAACGGGGTGTCGGCGTTGCCGCATAACAAGGGGTGCGGTTGTCCCGATGGCACGCCCGTGGAGATGCTGATGAAGGTGCTGGCGCGCTACATTGAGCACCCGAATGTCGCGGCAGCGCTGGTCATCCAACTCGGTTGCGAAAAGACCAACTTCACGGCGTTTGCCAAATACATGGAGCCGCTGGTGGACAAAAAGCCCGTCAAGTTCATCGGCATCCAAGAGTGCGGCGGGACGCAAGCGACTATCCGGCGCGGGTTGGACATCGTGGGTGAACTTTTGGAACTTGCTAATCAGTGCCAACGGGTGCCCGTTTCCGCCAGCGAGTTGATTTTGGGCGTCAAGTGCGGCGGGTCAGACGCGTTTTCGGGCATCACGGCGAACCCTGCGCTCGGTTACGCCGCTGATTTTTTGGTGCGCTGTCGCGGGACAGTCATTTTGACGGAAGTGCCTGAAATCTACGGCGCTGAACATGTGCTTGCCGAGCGCGCCCGCGATGAAGAGGTAGCGCGCCAAATTGTGGACGCTGTCAAGTGGTTTCGCCGCTATGTCGGCACCTTCGGGCACGACTTAGACGAAAACCCATCGCTGGGCAACATTGAGGGCGGGCTCATCAACATCGCCATCAAGTCGCTGGGCGCCATCGTCAAAGCGGGCACGAGCCGCATAGAAGGCGTCATCGGTTACGCCGACCCGCCACCGGGCAAAGGGCTTTACTTGATGCAAGGTCCAGGTTACGACCAAGAGTCCACGCCGGGCTTGGTTGCAGCGGGCGCACAAATCGTCGGCTTCACGACGGGGCGCGGCACGACCATCGGCAACGCCATCGCGCCTGTCGTCAAAATTGCGTCCAACACGCCGACTTTTGAGCGCATGAAAGGCGACATTGACCTCAACGCCGGGACGATTTTGGACGGTGTGGAAACGATAGAGCAGGTCGGCGAACGCATCTTCGCTGAGTTGCTGGCTGTCGCCTCGGGCAAACCGTGCAAAGCCGAGTTGAACGGGCACCGCGAGTTTCAAGTGTGGGCGGTGGAAGGTGTGTCGTTGTGA